One genomic region from Prunus persica cultivar Lovell chromosome G3, Prunus_persica_NCBIv2, whole genome shotgun sequence encodes:
- the LOC18781841 gene encoding F-box/kelch-repeat protein At3g06240, which produces MSSKPGFNKEVLMDILLRLPPKPLVRFLCSCKFWNDLISSSLFVTTHFNLNATRRDNIFLLCLHHQDFERKFDVDDPFVKQDLQWSLFSNETFEQRFKLKHPLGSTEHYGIYGSSNGVLCISDEILKPKSRIHIWNPTIGKYRTVPLSITDDTKFGYIALQFGFHPGVNDYKVVRMMCMDNKAFAVEVYSLATNSWKMIEDVPPWLKCTWEHHQSTFLNGVTYTIIDKCPIITIVSFDLGSEKFEEFVLPDAIWGIWGLQIGIYKEQICLLYGNYCCEEEGMDKNDFWVLQKKGWKKLRPFVFSSDRCYSTMGISVDDELLLEKNDFTVGAADLYLCNYESRQIRETGIKLAYMRYGQNELLFAITYVETLGFLDY; this is translated from the coding sequence aTGTCTTCCAAACCAGGTTTTAACAAAGAAGTCTTAATGGACATCCTTCTCAGGCTACCTCCGAAGCCCCTCGTTCGGTTTCTTTGCTCCTGCAAATTCTGGAATGATTTGATTAGCAGCTCACTTTTTGTTACAAcacattttaatttaaatgcaACAAGACGTGACAACATTTTTCTACTTTGCCTCCACCACCAAGATTTTGAACGTAAATTCGATGTTGACGACCCTTTTGTGAAACAAGACCTTCAGTGGTCACTTTTTTCCAATGAAACATTTGAGCAGCGTTTCAAGTTAAAGCATCCCTTAGGGAGCACAGAGCATTATGGGATATACGGTTCAAGCAACGGGGTACTTTGCATTTCGGATGAAATATTGAAACCCAAGAGCCGTATACACATATGGAACCCAACCATCGGCAAGTATAGGACTGTTCCGTTGAGCATCACCGACGACACGAAATTTGGCTACATTGCTCTCCAATTCGGGTTCCACCCCGGGGTTAATGACTACAAGGTTGTGAGGATGATGTGCATGGACAACAAAGCATTCGCCGTCGAGGTTTATAGTCTTGCCACAAACTCTTGGAAGATGATTGAAGATGTTCCTCCATGGTTAAAATGCACTTGGGAGCATCATCAAAGCACATTTTTGAATGGAGTTACATACACCATTATTGATAAATGCCCTATAATCACCATTGTGTCCTTCGATTTGGGTAGCGAAAAATTCGAAGAGTTCGTACTTCCTGATGCCATTTGGGGTATATGGGGGTTACAGATTGGCATTTACAAGGAACAAATTTGCTTGCTCTATGGAAATTATTGCTGCGAGGAGGAGGGCATGGataaaaatgatttttgggttctaCAAAAGAAAGGGTGGAAAAAATTGAGgccctttgttttttcttctgatcGCTGCTATTCAACAATGGGGATCAGTGTTGACGATGAACTCTTACTCGAAAAGAATGATTTCACAGTGGGTGCAGCAGATTTGTATTTGTGTAATTATGAATCCAGGCAGATTCGTGAAACAGGTATTAAGTTGGCCTACATGCGTTATGGCCAAAATGAATTATTGTTTGCAATTACTTACGTAGAAACTTTAGGTTTTCTCGATTATTAA
- the LOC18783145 gene encoding F-box only protein 8 gives MSNSGCNGSHYIPEEILINILSRLPVKSLIRFICVCKLWSSLIRSSRFIGMHLNRNVTNHAHAFIIALHESRRKPRICYTLFSNETFEPCLKLKHPSTWPKIIGPKIDIHGSSNGLVCLSYELGNLDTAIYLCNLSIQKHVVLPPTSILCLPCPEYVTYFAFGFHPGLNDYKVVRLLSFSEGNHCIEVEVYSLSTNSWKRIDAIPASIKTMVLHSDQCAVYNGVAYFIMKKEDATYCFVSFDTDSEVFEEFLLPDAVVDGIESMLDNCKELIAEYKGSACLLQSNLDFRAGNDYIDMWVLQEKSFKKLLTVYLPGKRSFYPLAIRMSNELLVGYPCGSYLCSYNLETKQVTETGIKLAVDRYNDYHAHTYVESLVLLRE, from the coding sequence ATGAGTAACTCAGGCTGCAATGGTTCCCATTACATCCCTGAAGAAATTTTGATCAACATACTATCAAGACTACCGGTAAAATCCCTTATTCGGTTTATTTGTGTATGCAAGTTATGGAGTTCTTTGATTCGAAGCTCGAGGTTTATTGGAATGCATCTTAATAGGAATGTCACAAACCATGCTCATGCTTTTATAATTGCCCTGCACGAAAGTAGACGCAAACCCAGAATTTGCTACACCCTTTTCTCTAATGAAACATTTGAGCCGTGCTTGAAGCTTAAGCATCCCTCAACATGGCCCAAAATTATAGGGCCCAAAATTGACATACATGGATCAAGTAATGGCTTAGTTTGTCTGTCATATGAACTGGGGAATTTGGATACTGCTATATACCTATGCAACCTATCAATTCAGAAACATGTGGTCCTTCCTCCCACCAGCATTTTGTGCTTGCCCTGTCCTGAATATGTCACTTATTTTGCATTCGGATTCCACCCCGGTCTTAACGACTACAAGGTGGTAAGGTTGCTCTCGTTTTCTGAGGGGAATCACTGCATTGAAGTGGAGGTTTATAGTTTGAGCACAAACTCTTGGAAGAGGATTGATGCAATTCCTGCTTCCATAAAGACCATGGTTTTGCACTCTGATCAATGTGCAGTTTACAATGGAGTAgcatattttattatgaagAAAGAGGATGCTACTTATTGTTTCGTGTCGTTTGATACCGACAGTGAGGTGTTTGAAGAGTTTCTACTGCCAGATGCTGTTGTCGATGGAATTGAATCCATGCTTGATAATTGCAAGGAATTAATTGCGGAGTACAAGGGATCAGCTTGCCTGTTGCAGTCCAATCTAGATTTCAGAGCTGGTAATGACTACATTGACATGTGGGTTCTACAAGAAAAGTCTTTCAAGAAGTTGCTGACTGTTTACCTTCCTGGAAAGAGGAGCTTTTACCCTTTGGCCATTAGAATGAGCAACGAACTCCTCGTGGGATATCCTTGTGGTAGCTATTTGTGTTCTTATAATCTTGAAACCAAGCAGGTTACAGAAACTGGAATTAAGTTGGCTGTGGATCGCTATAACGACTATCATGCGCATACTTATGTCGAAAGTTTAGTCTTGCTCAGGGAATAG
- the LOC18783084 gene encoding uncharacterized protein LOC18783084 — translation MTSTSVKPTLLPPGLVSNLQDVLSKRAGGEGDKTAESTDPPSTSEAADTVEDPNDSSKPIVLVTNGDGIESPGLTYLVEALVHQGLYNVHVCAPQSDKSLSGHSVTLRETVSVSSAEIKGATAYEVSGTPVDCVSLALSGALFSWSKPLLVISGINRGSSCGHHMLYSGVVAGAREALISGIPSLSISLNWRKDESQENDFKDAVAVCLPLINAAIRDIEKGIFPNSCFLNIEIPSSPLSIKGFKLTKQSMWRSTPSWQAISASRYPAGHFMNSQQSLGIQLAQLGRDASAAGAARRVTTQRKNVEIESTGGAGKSDFERVKKYFRLEFVDKEEEDTDEDLDFRALESGFVSVTPLSLSPHLESETQTAASNWISSALEEQ, via the exons ATGACTTCAACATCTGTGAAACCCACCTTGTTGCCTCCGGGCTTGGTCTCCAATCTACAAGATGTGTTGAGCAAAAGGGCTGGTGGTGAAGGAGACAAAACTGCTGAATCTACTGACCCTCCTTCTACTTCTGAAGCTGCTGATACTGTAGAGGACCCTAATGACAGTTCCAAGCCCATTGTTTTGGTCACCAATGGTGATGGGATTGAGTCCCCTGGCCTCACTTACCTCGTTGAAGCTCTGGTCCACCAAGGCCTTTACAATGTCCATGTCTGCGCTCCTCAATC GGACAAATCTCTGTCAGGTCATTCTGTGACCCTCCGGGAAACGGTTTCTGTGAGTTCTGCTGAGATAAAGGGTGCCACAGCTTATGAAGTTTCAG GGACTCCCGTGGATTGTGTTTCATTAGCATTATCTGGGGCTCTGTTTTCTTGGTCAAAGCCTTTGCTG GTAATCAGTGGAATCAACCGGGGATCAAGCTGCGGTCATCATAT GTTGTACTCGGGTGTTGTTGCTGGAGCCAGGGAAGCATTAATAAGTGGAATACCATCTTTGTCAATATCACTAAATTG GAGGAAGGATGAAAGTCAAGAAAATGATTTCAAAGATGCAGTTGCTGTCTGTTTACCTTTGATAAATGCAGCTATCAGGGATATTGAAAAGGGAATTTTCCCCAACAGTTGCTTCCTCAATATAGAAATTCCATCATCTCCTTTGTCAATCAAG GGTTTTAAGTTGACCAAGCAAAGCATGTGGAGATCAACTCCTAGCTGGCAAGCCATTTCAGCTAGTCGGTATCCTGCTGGGCATTTCATGAACAGTCAACAAAGCCTTGGAATTCAGCTTGCTCAGCTTGGTCGGGATGCTTCTGCTGCC GGTGCAGCTCGTCGCGTGACGACACAGAGGAAGAACGTGGAGATTGAATCAACTGGAGGTGCAGGAAAATCTGACTTTGAACGGGTGAAAAAATACTTCCGACTAGAG TTTGTCGATAAGGAGGAGGAAGATACGGATGAGGATCTGGATTTCAGAGCACTTGAAAGTGGATTT GTCTCGGTAacgcctctctctctttcaccACATCTTGAGTCAGAAACTCAAACAGCTGCCTCCAATTGGATCTCTTCTGCCCTTGAAGAGCAATAA
- the LOC18782361 gene encoding serine/threonine-protein phosphatase 7 inactive homolog, translated as MPGEDMDRRKERMKSDCKKIMESINAMCFENLNDEQVHSLVMMREIARGVVNNRVEKVTAGDVKKALSSSIEKMVDSCRDVVNILGRLSCDGLGEEEVEKVLRMKEIAMGIVSKRPRVVTMLGCEPSELGDGADDDDTSDKDVWSGGVEAELRNEDGQPELMESPVYGVTHTSNGHVQIGGLGAERTMVEDKYAEMEAISKNEDGWNELGGSVFEATMDTGHEEQIGRVEGLMFEDDCLVVVADEFESEDCQGEVQKSLSSSTFQHSLSWPLDDRITLEWVQGMMSALEQSPVDFQSVLSISVVDKLIDTATSILCKEPNCVAVDCHGEDSRVVVVGDIRGQFRDLLSLFEHAGFPSDKQFYVFNGNYVDRGSRGLDVFLVLLAWKVLMPCRVYLLRGNHESKYCTSVLGFEVEVETKFGNQGEYVYNKCLDCFKELPLASIVANCVYTTHGGLFRSMHATSLRRSKRKREERLELGSLEDLSKVQRSLIDAPDEGPNIILTDVLWSDPSKEDGLVEKSFRERGLWWGPECTEDFLKQSNLKLIIRSHEGPDVRAGQGEFGDMLSGYSLDHVGESGKLYTLFSASDYPQLDEKRYNNEGVYALLEPPNLEFPSFYSLKAIGRTKVDPCVVDAADKDLVVVGEPDLGLMSATGATSLSQTSFPPGISSEVNFEALGISNPPSWSVMLADDAGGTQLVRVPKAPVVEGLPLPSDLQEPHQAAYKYFLELIAGLKHMLSTREVEDRVHESAIQKRARHQMGTPQEVNLKPEE; from the exons ATGCCCGGCGAAG ACATGGACCGTCGAAAAGAGAGAATGAAAAGCGACTGCAAGAAGATCATGGAGAGCATAAACGCAATGTGTTTTGAGAACCTAAACGACGAGCAAGTGCATTCACTGGTGATGATGAGGGAAATCGCGCGCGGAGTTGTGAACAATCGAGTTGAGAAGGTGACCGCCGGTGACGTAAAAAAGGCCTTGTCTTCCAGTATTGAGAAGATG GTGGATTCGTGTAGGGACGTGGTGAACATTTTGGGAAGGCTTTCGTGTGATGGGTTGGGTGAGGAAGAGGTGGAAAAGGTGTTGAGGATGAAGGAGATTGCAATGGGGATTGTGAGTAAACGTCCCAGAGTTGTAACCATGCTGGGTTGTGAACCTAGTGAACTG GGTGATGgggctgatgatgatgatacaAGTGACAAGGATGTGTGGAGTGGAGGGGTAGAAGCTGAGTTAAGAAATGAAGATGGTCAGCCTGAGCTGATGGAAAGCCCTGTTTATGGGGTAACGCACACGTCCAATGGGCATGTCCAGATTGGAGGGCTAGGTGCTGAGAGGACGATGGTTGAAGATAAGTATGCAGAGATGGAAGCGATTTCCAAGAATGAAGATGGTTGGAATGAGTTGGGAGGAAGTGTTTTTGAGGCGACAATGGATACTGGCCATGAGGAGCAGATTGGCAGGGTAGAAGGTTTGATGTTTGAAGATGATTGCCTCGTGGTAGTAGCTGATGAGTTTGAGAGTGAAGATTGTCAAGGTGAGGTGCAGAAATCATTGTCGTCCTCAACCTTTCAGCACTCTCTTTCCTGGCCTTTGGACGACAGGATAACCTTAGAGTGGGTTCAGGGAATGATGTCTGCTCTTGAGCAGTCACCAGTGGATTTTCAATCTGTTCTGTCAATTTCTGTTGTGGATAAATTGATTGATACTGCCACAAGTATCCTCTGCAAGGAGCCGAATTGTGTGGCAGTGGATTGCCATGGAGAGGATTCAAGAGTTGTTGTAGTTGGTGACATTCGTGGACAGTTCCGTGATTTACTCAGTCTCTTTGAACATGCTGGTTTTCCCTCTGACAAgcaattttatgtttttaatggAAATTATGTTGATAGAGGATCACGGGGCTTGGATGTGTTTCTGGTCTTGCTGGCTTGGAAG gtCTTGATGCCTTGTAGAGTATATCTACTTCGTGGGAACCACGAGTCTAAATATTGCACATCCGTTTTGGGGTTTGAGGTGGAGGTTGAGACCAAATTTGGTAATCAAGGTGAATATGTCTACAATAAATGCCTTGACTGCTTTAAGGAACTCCCTCTGGCTTCGATCGTAGCCAATTGTGTATATACCACTCATGGAGGTCTTTTTCGGAGCATGCATGCTACCTCTTTGAGAAGGTCTAAAAGAAAGAGGGAAGAAAGGCTGGAACTAGGTTCTTTAGAAGATTTATCTAAGGTTCAAAGATCTCTTATAGATGCTCCAGATGAAGGTCCAAATATAATACTGACTGATGTGTTATGGTCAGATCCATCAAAGGAGGATGGTCTAGTTGAAAAATCATTTCGAGAACGGGGTCTTTGGTGGGGTCCTGAATGCACTGAGGATTTTCTAAAGCAATCCAACTTAAAG TTGATAATAAGATCACATGAAGGCCCAGATGTAAGGGCAGGTCAAGGTGAATTTGGTGACATGCTAAGTGGGTACAGTTTAGATCATGTTGGAGAGTCAGGAAAACTGTACACTCTGTTTAGTGCTTCAGATTACCCACAG TTGGATGAAAAGAGGTATAACAATGAAGGAGTCTATGCTTTATTGGAGCCTCCTAATTTGGAATTTCCTTCATTCTACTCATTGAAGGCTATAGGAAGGACGAAG GTAGATCCTTGTGTTGTTGATGCTGCTGACAAAGATTTGGTAGTTGTTGGTGAACCAGACTTGGGATTAATG TCTGCAACTGGTGCCACTTCTTTGTCTCAAACATCTTTTCCACCTGGGATTAGTTCTGAGGTTAACTTTGAGGCTTTGGGCATTTCCAATCCCCCTTCTTGGAGTGTTATGTTAGCAGATGATGCAGGTGGAACCCAACTTGTCCGAGTTCCAAAGGCTCCTGTCGTGGAAGGATTGCCTCTGCCTTCAGACTTACAG GAGCCTCACCAGGCTGCTTACAAGTATTTCTTGGAGCTTATTGCTGGTCTGAAGCATATGCTTTCAACAAGG GAGGTTGAGGATCGGGTCCATGAGTCAGCCATCCAAAAGAGAGCTCGGCACCAAATGGGGACACCGCAGGAGGTCAACTTGAAGCCTGAGGAGTAG
- the LOC18783837 gene encoding protein MAIN-LIKE 2, which produces MEMESHINPGPIYKSVLYDQDNHISSAIWNGQERGVLRCHEHTSMLEQWRLTPKQAELVEKAGFSYFRSIPTIVLDNSLISALVERWRRETNTFHLPVGEMTVTLEDVALILGLPIDGNPVIGVPVKTPHSVCEDLLGKAPKDLNGGMLKLNWLRECFSRCPDDAPVEEIERHTRAYLLYLVGCTIFSTTTGNKVSVTFLPLFEKFDEAGKYAWGAAALAFLYRALGNASLKSQGTISGSLTLLQCWSYYHLNIGQPKFNEEPNHSYFPFALRWKGRSTGSRSKTNIVAYRKALDSLQPSDVKWFPYKDFDYTVIPEGIKNKMILRTSKTMLICFGKAERHLPDRCLRQFGMPQPIPEDVQIWERKIPAVDQGVDLSKDMESGGKGKMRSEIREWLERRLHILEGEEGVDESTYMEWYENITRKFVGRPESLESEFQRIAAAMREIANIADSLLVEQMEFQDRKLLDEIKSTVHVCLTDVVGNSKNGRCKNAVKRKREGG; this is translated from the exons ATGGAGATGGAGTCGCATATAAATCCTGGACCAATTTATAAGTCTGTACTTTATGATCAAGATAATCATATCTCTTCAGCAATTTGGAATGGACAG GAGCGTGGTGTTCTTAGATGTCATGAACACACTTCAATGCTCGAACAATGGAGACTCACACCTAAACAGGCTGAGTTGGTTGAGAAGGCCGGATTTAGCTACTTTAGATCGATACCAACAATTGTTCTTGACAATTCACTCATCTCGGCACTTGTTGAGAGGTGGAGGAGAGAAACAAATACATTTCATTTGCCTGTTGGAGAAATGACTGTAACTCTTGAAGATGTTGCACTTATACTTGGGCTACCAATTGATGGAAATCCTGTTATAGGTGTACCAGTGAAGACGCCTCACTCAGTATGTGAAGACTTACTCGGGAAAGCACCGAAGGACCTAAATGGAGGAATGTTGAAGCTAAATTGGTTGAGAGAGTGCTTTTCTAGATGTCCTGATGATGCACCAGTTGAAGAGATTGAGCGCCATACACGTGCTTACCTCCTATATCTTGTGGGTTGCACAATATTTTCCACAACTACTGGGAATAAAGTATCTGTTACATTTCTTCCATTGTTTGAAAAGTTTGATGAAGCTGGAAAATATGCATGGGGTGCAGCAGCATTGGCGTTCCTCTATAGAGCTCTTGGTAATGCCTCCCTTAAATCTCAAGGCACAATCAGTGGCTCTTTGACACTACTGCAG TGTTGGAGTTATTATCACCTGAATATTGGCCAACCAAAGTTCAATGAAGAGCCAAACCATAGTTATTTTCCATTTGCTCTTAGGTGGAAAGGAAGATCAACGGGATCAAGATCGAAAACCAACATTGTTGCCTACCGCAAGGCCTTGGATTCACTTCAACCTTCTGAT GTTAAGTGGTTTCCATACAAAGATTTTGATTACACAGTTATACCCGAAggtataaaaaataagatgATTTTACGGACATCAAAAACTATGTTGATATGCTTTGGCAAGGCAGAAAGACACCTCCCTGATCGTTGTCTTAGACAGTTTGGCATGCCTCAACCTATCCCAGAGGATGTCCAGATATGGGAGAGGAAGATTCCTGCAGTTGATCAGGGGGTAGACTTGTCAAAGGATATGGAGTCAGGGGGCAAAGGGAAAATGCGCTCTGAGATTAGGGAATGGTTGGAGCGTCGACTCCATATTCTGGAAGGTGAGGAAGGTGTTGATGAAAGCACGTACATGGAGTGGTATGAGAATATTACCCGTAAATTTGTGGGAAGGCCTGAATCTTTAGAATCTGAGTTTCAGAGAATA GCTGCTGCTATGAGAGAAATTGCAAACATAGCTGATTCATTGTTAGTAGAACAGATGGAATTCCAAGATAGGAAGTTGCTTGATGAAATCAAGAGCACAGTGCATGTCTGTTTGACAGACGTTGTTGGGAATTCCAAAAATGGTAGGTGTAAGAATGCTGTCAAACGTAAGCGAGAGGGAGGATAA
- the LOC18781976 gene encoding uncharacterized protein DDB_G0286299 produces the protein MEIEVEDHSKFILEKGHKAVFGRGNGCSTNDRTVSRRHVLFEFEHKSANQTEPSVSFEVLGKNPIWVRSQKDGGVRVFRRSEKGEVAAGDWFCVSGKRPVWFRVRNVEVEEREKRVLESESELAEDLQSGSELEGLDVSGIDPVKEFGFVVMGHEFDPYPKQMIRDVKKWNWFLEEPRKESENDDEFEQKEREGAPRKRKKGEENEDEEWTGESEADEELVAKFRKVNKTKYSTRSKASFKPQKDTKCGSKSSAQKKKTTSLGEEDETLGGFIVGEEDLEEEELEETDEDDEEEEFVEEDDDEEE, from the exons ATGGAAATTGAAGTGGAAGACCATTCGAAATTCATACTAGAGAAGGGTCATAAGGCTGTGTTTGGAAGAGGAAATGGGTGCAGCACCAACGACCGTACAGTGTCTCGTCGTCACGTTTTGTTCGAATTTGAACACAAAAGCGCGAACCAAACAGAACCCAGCGTTTCATTTGAGGTTCTAGGGAAGAATCCCATATGGGTCCGGAGCCAAAAGGATGGGGGAGTTAGGGTTTTCAGGAGGTCGGAGAAGGGTGAGGTGGCGGCCGGTGATTGGTTCTGCGTGTCTGGGAAGAGACCCGTTTGGTTCAGAGTGAGAAATGTTGAggtggaagagagagagaaaagggttTTGGAGAGTGAGAGTGAGTTGGCTGAGGATTTGCAAAGTGGGTCTGAATTGGAAGGTCTTGATGTCTCAGGCATTGACCCTGTCAAAG agtttggttttgttgtaaTGGGGCATGAGTTTGATCCCTATCCCAAACAAATGATCCGTGATGTAAAGAAGTGGAACTGGTTTCTTGAGGAACCTAGAAAAGAAAGCGAAAATGATGACGAATTTGAGCAGAAGGAGAGGGAGGGTGCGCcgagaaagaggaaaaaaggCGAAGAAAATGAGGATGAGGAGTGGACAGGGGAGAGTGAAGCTGATGAGGAGCTTGTTGCAAAGTTTAGAAAGGTAAATAAGACAAAATATTCTACAAGATCGAAGGCCAGTTTCAAACCTCAGAAGGATACAAAATGTGGTAGTAAAAGCTCTgcgcagaagaagaagactacTAGTTTgggtgaagaagatgaaacacTTGGAGGCTTCATTGTTGGTGAGGAggacttggaagaagaagaactagAAGAAACCGAtgaagacgacgaagaagaggaatttgttgaagaagatgatgatgaagaagagtaG